In the Enterobacter cloacae subsp. cloacae ATCC 13047 genome, AGCAGCGTACGGCGTGCCCCCACCTGGTCCGCATCAAGCTGCGTGCGCAGCGGCACGCCCGGCGCCCAGTTGACCGCAAGGTTAAACTGCGTATCCGATGCCTCGCCTTTACCCATTTTTTGGTTTACACCCAGGGTAACCAGCGGAATGGGCGTATAGCTCAGTCCAACGGTTACGGCGTAAGGATCTTTCTGACGATCGTCCTCATCGTCACCGAAAAGCCCGACGTGCTGACCATAGTATTGTTCGTAGACGAGGTTCGCCCCAAGCTGCGGATAGGCGGGAAGATACCCGGTTGCACGCAGGTCAAAGCCGTTCGCCACGCGCTCGTCATAATCGCGATAGCGGGACGAAGACATCCAGTCGCTTAAACGGTAGTAGCCGTTGGCTGAAAGACGCAGATAGTCCCAGCCTAGCTCGGCTCCAACACCAAGGCGCTGATGCTGATTCGCCGAAACCTGGCGATCGTAAAAGGTATTCACGCCCCACATCCATGCGGTATTAAATTCACGGTAGCCAAACCCGACATTAACGATATTTCTGTCGTCGTGACGACGGCCACCCAATTGGGTGAACACCAGCGACGTTTTTTGCTCGTATAAAGGGATAAGCAGATCTAACTCCGCGTCCTGAATGGAAAAATGCTCATCAGTACCGATATTCAGACGCGTGGTACCAAATTGATTTAACCAGGACTCAATTTCCTGCGTGGCGGTATTTGTTGCCTGGGACGTAATTGCGCTGGCGACAGAACGGCCACTGCCGCTCTCCAACAGTGACCCCGCCTGCACGGCGGTTTGTGCCACTACCCGCTCGGTGGTTTGCGGCTCGGCTACCTTATCCTGCGCGGCGACGGGCGTCGCGCCCAGCGAAAATAACGACGGCGGAAGGAGTTGCAGTGCTATTTGCAACCAGGCTGCACATTTTTTCAGGCTCATTAAATTCATCCTTGAATAAAAAAAGAGCCATAGTACGTATCAGGACTTAAAGATAAAGTCGGCGCGTTTATTTTAAGAATCTATAAATATAAGCATTCACCTTATAAATATATTACAGCCCCCCTTTCCCCTTCAGCCCAAATATTCAATCACCGACAAACCGCCGTTATAATCCGTGCTGTAAATAATTCCCTGCGCATCCACAAAAACATCACACGACTGGATCACCTGCGGGCGATTCGGGCGTGTATCCATCATCCTTTCAGGTGCAGCAGGTACCAGCGCCCCCGTTTCCACCGGGCGGTAGGGATTCGAAATGTCATACGCACGCACCCCTGCATTCTGAAAGGTGGCGAAGATCAGCGTGGAGCTGACAAAGCTTCCCGGCCGGTTCTCGTGCAGATTATGCGGGCCGAAATGCGCGCCTTTCGCCACGTAGTCTCTTTCATCCGGCTGCGGGAAGGTGGAGATACTTACCGGGTTCGACGGCTCGCGGATATCAAACAGCCAGATGAACTTCTCGCCGTCCTCCTGGTTGTCGAGCACCGCTTCGTCGAGCACCACCAGCAGATCGCGGTCCGGCAGCGGCAGCGCGGTATGCGTCCCGCCACCAAACGGCGGGCTCCAGTTGCGGTGGCTAATCAGCTTCGGCTGAGTGCGATCTTTGACATCCAGCAGCGTTAAACCACCGTCACGCCAGCTGCCGTATGCCGTATCCCCGGCAATAATGGCATGATGCAGCGCGTAGCGTTCGCCTTCCGGCCACTCTGGCCGTTCACCTGCGGCCTGGTTCATCCCCGGCAGCCACCAGCGCCCTGCCACTTCGGGCTTACGCGGATCGGCCAGGTCGATGGTCAGGAAGATATAGTCGGTAAAGCCGTCGATCAGCGCCGACACATAGGCCCAGCGACCGCCGACGTACCAGATGCGGTGGATACCAATGCCATGTAACGACAGAAAGCCGATTTCACGCGGCCTGTCCGGCGTGGAGATATCAAATACGCGCAGCCCGGCGCTCCAGCCTTTGTCCTGCACGTCGCTGACGGTCTCCCCCACCTGACGGGTGTAGTAGACCTTTTCATCGGCGAAACGGGCATCGGCAAACAGATCCCGGGCGTTAATCACCAGCAGTAAATCGTCGTGTGCCTGCAAATGCACATTCCAGGTGCCGGGCGGCGCAGGTATATAACCCGCCGCTTTCGGGTTTTTCGGGTCGCGCACGTCAACAATCGAAAAGCCCTGCGACACCATATGGCCAATATACGCATAACCGCGGTGCACCATCAGCTGCACGCCGTCCGGGCGACCGCCCTGGTCGCTATGGCCAATCAGCCGCATAT is a window encoding:
- a CDS encoding LVIVD repeat-containing protein gives rise to the protein MTTLPTPEYSRNMRLIGHSDQGGRPDGVQLMVHRGYAYIGHMVSQGFSIVDVRDPKNPKAAGYIPAPPGTWNVHLQAHDDLLLVINARDLFADARFADEKVYYTRQVGETVSDVQDKGWSAGLRVFDISTPDRPREIGFLSLHGIGIHRIWYVGGRWAYVSALIDGFTDYIFLTIDLADPRKPEVAGRWWLPGMNQAAGERPEWPEGERYALHHAIIAGDTAYGSWRDGGLTLLDVKDRTQPKLISHRNWSPPFGGGTHTALPLPDRDLLVVLDEAVLDNQEDGEKFIWLFDIREPSNPVSISTFPQPDERDYVAKGAHFGPHNLHENRPGSFVSSTLIFATFQNAGVRAYDISNPYRPVETGALVPAAPERMMDTRPNRPQVIQSCDVFVDAQGIIYSTDYNGGLSVIEYLG